One Rattus norvegicus strain BN/NHsdMcwi chromosome 20, GRCr8, whole genome shotgun sequence DNA segment encodes these proteins:
- the Fgd2 gene encoding FYVE, RhoGEF and PH domain-containing protein 2 isoform X10: MEQACAKQDSVCNLVAVFENSRASFTSGVEQLDPASPGAWLDSFYSAPGTALGHGLPWTTTPDVGDHHTQSAGGSPGAAPGPHSFEDQPHSPEHQLPLSPEPWEAPPAGEALTSEFRPVSRTYLNSLKNKLSSGAWRKSCQPGASPGPETQEPEEKRVVQELLETEQAYVARLHLLDQVFFQELLREASRSKAFPEDVVKLIFSNISSIYRFHAQFFLPELQRRVDDWTATPRIGDVIQKLAPFLKMYSEYVKNFERAAELLATWMDKSQPFQEVVTRIQRSEASGSLTLQHHMLEPVQRIPRYELLLKEYVQKLPAQAPDLEDAQRALDMIFSAAQHSNAAIAEMAHSQEAGTLPSLG; the protein is encoded by the exons ATGGAGCAAGCCTGTGCGAAGCAGGACTCAGTGTGCAACCTGGTGGCTGTGTTTGAGAACAGCAG GGCAAGTTTCACTTCTGGAGTTGAGCAGCTTGACCCTGCCTCTCCAGGAGCCTGGCTGGACTCATTCtattcagcacctgggacagctcttGGCCACGGCCTTCCTTGGACCACCACCCCAGATGTGGGGGACCACCACACTCAGAGTGCTGGAGG GTCTCCGGGAGCAGCACCTGGACCCCATAGTTTTGAGGACCAGCCCCATAGCCCTGAACATCAGCTGCCCCTGTCCCCAGAGCCTTGGGAGGCACCCCCTGCCGGGGAGGCCTTGACGTCTGAGTTCCGGCCAGTCAGCAGGACATATCTGAATTCCCTCAAGAATAAGCTATCGAGTGGGGCTTGGAGGAAATCCTGCCAACCTGGGGCCAGTCCAGGGCCGGAGACTCAG GAACCTGAGGAGAAGAGGGTCGTGCAGGAGCTTCTGGAGACGGAGCAGGCCTACGTGGCTCGCCTGCACTTGCTTGACCAG GTGTTCTTCCAGGAGCTGCTGAGGGAGGCGAGCCGTAGCAAGGCCTTCCCTGAGGACGTGGTGAAGCTCATCTTCTCCAATATCTCCTCCATCTACCGTTTCCACGCACAGTTCTTCCTCCCGGAGCTGCAGAGGCGCGTGGATGACTG GACAGCCACACCACGCATCGGGGATGTGATCCAGAAACTGGCCCCCTTTCTGAAAATGTACAGCGAGTACGTGAAGAACTTTGAGCGGGCGGCAGAACTGCTGGCCACCTGGATGGACAAGTCACAGCCCTTCCAGGAGGTGGTCACCCGCATCCAG CGCAGTGAGGCCTCCGGCAGCCTGACCCTGCAGCACCACATGTTGGAACCTGTGCAGAGAATCCCACGGTACGAACTGCTGCTCAAGGAATATGTGCAGAAGCTGCCAGCCCAGGCCCCAGACCTCGAAGATGCCCAGA GAGCGCTGGACATGATCTTCTCAGCCGCACAGCACTCGAACGCAGCCATTGCTGAGATG GCACACTCTCAAGAAGCTGGGACCCTGCCCAGCCTAGGCTGA
- the Fgd2 gene encoding FYVE, RhoGEF and PH domain-containing protein 2 isoform X6 — MEQACAKQDSVCNLVAVFENSRASFTSGVEQLDPASPGAWLDSFYSAPGTALGHGLPWTTTPDVGDHHTQSAGGSPGAAPGPHSFEDQPHSPEHQLPLSPEPWEAPPAGEALTSEFRPVSRTYLNSLKNKLSSGAWRKSCQPGASPGPETQEPEEKRVVQELLETEQAYVARLHLLDQVFFQELLREASRSKAFPEDVVKLIFSNISSIYRFHAQFFLPELQRRVDDWTATPRIGDVIQKLAPFLKMYSEYVKNFERAAELLATWMDKSQPFQEVVTRIQRSEASGSLTLQHHMLEPVQRIPRYELLLKEYVQKLPAQAPDLEDAQRALDMIFSAAQHSNAAIAEMERLQGLWDVYQRLGLEDDIVDPSNTLLREGPVLKISFRRSDPMERYLVLFNNMLLYCVPRVLQVGAQFQVRTRIDVAGMKVRELTDAEFPHSFLVSGKQRTLELQARSREEMVSWIQACQAAIDQVEKRSETFKAAVQGPQGDTQEPKACFLTCTVRLLASS; from the exons ATGGAGCAAGCCTGTGCGAAGCAGGACTCAGTGTGCAACCTGGTGGCTGTGTTTGAGAACAGCAG GGCAAGTTTCACTTCTGGAGTTGAGCAGCTTGACCCTGCCTCTCCAGGAGCCTGGCTGGACTCATTCtattcagcacctgggacagctcttGGCCACGGCCTTCCTTGGACCACCACCCCAGATGTGGGGGACCACCACACTCAGAGTGCTGGAGG GTCTCCGGGAGCAGCACCTGGACCCCATAGTTTTGAGGACCAGCCCCATAGCCCTGAACATCAGCTGCCCCTGTCCCCAGAGCCTTGGGAGGCACCCCCTGCCGGGGAGGCCTTGACGTCTGAGTTCCGGCCAGTCAGCAGGACATATCTGAATTCCCTCAAGAATAAGCTATCGAGTGGGGCTTGGAGGAAATCCTGCCAACCTGGGGCCAGTCCAGGGCCGGAGACTCAG GAACCTGAGGAGAAGAGGGTCGTGCAGGAGCTTCTGGAGACGGAGCAGGCCTACGTGGCTCGCCTGCACTTGCTTGACCAG GTGTTCTTCCAGGAGCTGCTGAGGGAGGCGAGCCGTAGCAAGGCCTTCCCTGAGGACGTGGTGAAGCTCATCTTCTCCAATATCTCCTCCATCTACCGTTTCCACGCACAGTTCTTCCTCCCGGAGCTGCAGAGGCGCGTGGATGACTG GACAGCCACACCACGCATCGGGGATGTGATCCAGAAACTGGCCCCCTTTCTGAAAATGTACAGCGAGTACGTGAAGAACTTTGAGCGGGCGGCAGAACTGCTGGCCACCTGGATGGACAAGTCACAGCCCTTCCAGGAGGTGGTCACCCGCATCCAG CGCAGTGAGGCCTCCGGCAGCCTGACCCTGCAGCACCACATGTTGGAACCTGTGCAGAGAATCCCACGGTACGAACTGCTGCTCAAGGAATATGTGCAGAAGCTGCCAGCCCAGGCCCCAGACCTCGAAGATGCCCAGA GAGCGCTGGACATGATCTTCTCAGCCGCACAGCACTCGAACGCAGCCATTGCTGAGATG GAGCGGCTGCAGGGCCTGTGGGATGTGTACCAGCGCCTGGGCCTGGAGGATGACATTGTGGACCCTTCCAACACCCTGCTCCGAGAGGGCCCTGTTCTCAAGATCTCTTTCCGCCGCAGCGACCCAATGGAGCGCTACCTGGTTTTG TTCAACAACATGCTTCTGTACTGCGTGCCCCGGGTCCTCCAAGTGGGTGCCCAGTTCCAGGTGAGGACCCGCATCGACGTGGCTGGCATGAAG GTGCGGGAGCTGACGGACGCTGAGTTCCCGCACTCCTTCCTGGTATCCGGCAAGCAGAGAACGTTGGAGCTGCAGGCCCG GTCTCGAGAGGAAATGGTTTCTTGGATACAG
- the Fgd2 gene encoding FYVE, RhoGEF and PH domain-containing protein 2 isoform X8, with the protein MEQACAKQDSVCNLVAVFENSRSPGAAPGPHSFEDQPHSPEHQLPLSPEPWEAPPAGEALTSEFRPVSRTYLNSLKNKLSSGAWRKSCQPGASPGPETQEPEEKRVVQELLETEQAYVARLHLLDQVFFQELLREASRSKAFPEDVVKLIFSNISSIYRFHAQFFLPELQRRVDDWTATPRIGDVIQKLAPFLKMYSEYVKNFERAAELLATWMDKSQPFQEVVTRIQRSEASGSLTLQHHMLEPVQRIPRYELLLKEYVQKLPAQAPDLEDAQRALDMIFSAAQHSNAAIAEMERLQGLWDVYQRLGLEDDIVDPSNTLLREGPVLKISFRRSDPMERYLVLFNNMLLYCVPRVLQVGAQFQVRTRIDVAGMKVRELTDAEFPHSFLVSGKQRTLELQARSREEMVSWIQARRGHQISIQMVVSHHVVAGN; encoded by the exons ATGGAGCAAGCCTGTGCGAAGCAGGACTCAGTGTGCAACCTGGTGGCTGTGTTTGAGAACAGCAG GTCTCCGGGAGCAGCACCTGGACCCCATAGTTTTGAGGACCAGCCCCATAGCCCTGAACATCAGCTGCCCCTGTCCCCAGAGCCTTGGGAGGCACCCCCTGCCGGGGAGGCCTTGACGTCTGAGTTCCGGCCAGTCAGCAGGACATATCTGAATTCCCTCAAGAATAAGCTATCGAGTGGGGCTTGGAGGAAATCCTGCCAACCTGGGGCCAGTCCAGGGCCGGAGACTCAG GAACCTGAGGAGAAGAGGGTCGTGCAGGAGCTTCTGGAGACGGAGCAGGCCTACGTGGCTCGCCTGCACTTGCTTGACCAG GTGTTCTTCCAGGAGCTGCTGAGGGAGGCGAGCCGTAGCAAGGCCTTCCCTGAGGACGTGGTGAAGCTCATCTTCTCCAATATCTCCTCCATCTACCGTTTCCACGCACAGTTCTTCCTCCCGGAGCTGCAGAGGCGCGTGGATGACTG GACAGCCACACCACGCATCGGGGATGTGATCCAGAAACTGGCCCCCTTTCTGAAAATGTACAGCGAGTACGTGAAGAACTTTGAGCGGGCGGCAGAACTGCTGGCCACCTGGATGGACAAGTCACAGCCCTTCCAGGAGGTGGTCACCCGCATCCAG CGCAGTGAGGCCTCCGGCAGCCTGACCCTGCAGCACCACATGTTGGAACCTGTGCAGAGAATCCCACGGTACGAACTGCTGCTCAAGGAATATGTGCAGAAGCTGCCAGCCCAGGCCCCAGACCTCGAAGATGCCCAGA GAGCGCTGGACATGATCTTCTCAGCCGCACAGCACTCGAACGCAGCCATTGCTGAGATG GAGCGGCTGCAGGGCCTGTGGGATGTGTACCAGCGCCTGGGCCTGGAGGATGACATTGTGGACCCTTCCAACACCCTGCTCCGAGAGGGCCCTGTTCTCAAGATCTCTTTCCGCCGCAGCGACCCAATGGAGCGCTACCTGGTTTTG TTCAACAACATGCTTCTGTACTGCGTGCCCCGGGTCCTCCAAGTGGGTGCCCAGTTCCAGGTGAGGACCCGCATCGACGTGGCTGGCATGAAG GTGCGGGAGCTGACGGACGCTGAGTTCCCGCACTCCTTCCTGGTATCCGGCAAGCAGAGAACGTTGGAGCTGCAGGCCCG GTCTCGAGAGGAAATGGTTTCTTGGATACAG
- the Fgd2 gene encoding FYVE, RhoGEF and PH domain-containing protein 2 isoform X7: protein MEQACAKQDSVCNLVAVFENSRASFTSGVEQLDPASPGAWLDSFYSAPGTALGHGLPWTTTPDVGDHHTQSAGGSPGAAPGPHSFEDQPHSPEHQLPLSPEPWEAPPAGEALTSEFRPVSRTYLNSLKNKLSSGAWRKSCQPGASPGPETQEPEEKRVVQELLETEQAYVARLHLLDQVFFQELLREASRSKAFPEDVVKLIFSNISSIYRFHAQFFLPELQRRVDDWTATPRIGDVIQKLAPFLKMYSEYVKNFERAAELLATWMDKSQPFQEVVTRIQRSEASGSLTLQHHMLEPVQRIPRYELLLKEYVQKLPAQAPDLEDAQRALDMIFSAAQHSNAAIAEMERLQGLWDVYQRLGLEDDIVDPSNTLLREGPVLKISFRRSDPMERYLVLFNNMLLYCVPRVLQVGAQFQVRTRIDVAGMKVRELTDAEFPHSFLVSGKQRTLELQARSREEMVSWIQARRGHQISIQMVVSHHVVAGN, encoded by the exons ATGGAGCAAGCCTGTGCGAAGCAGGACTCAGTGTGCAACCTGGTGGCTGTGTTTGAGAACAGCAG GGCAAGTTTCACTTCTGGAGTTGAGCAGCTTGACCCTGCCTCTCCAGGAGCCTGGCTGGACTCATTCtattcagcacctgggacagctcttGGCCACGGCCTTCCTTGGACCACCACCCCAGATGTGGGGGACCACCACACTCAGAGTGCTGGAGG GTCTCCGGGAGCAGCACCTGGACCCCATAGTTTTGAGGACCAGCCCCATAGCCCTGAACATCAGCTGCCCCTGTCCCCAGAGCCTTGGGAGGCACCCCCTGCCGGGGAGGCCTTGACGTCTGAGTTCCGGCCAGTCAGCAGGACATATCTGAATTCCCTCAAGAATAAGCTATCGAGTGGGGCTTGGAGGAAATCCTGCCAACCTGGGGCCAGTCCAGGGCCGGAGACTCAG GAACCTGAGGAGAAGAGGGTCGTGCAGGAGCTTCTGGAGACGGAGCAGGCCTACGTGGCTCGCCTGCACTTGCTTGACCAG GTGTTCTTCCAGGAGCTGCTGAGGGAGGCGAGCCGTAGCAAGGCCTTCCCTGAGGACGTGGTGAAGCTCATCTTCTCCAATATCTCCTCCATCTACCGTTTCCACGCACAGTTCTTCCTCCCGGAGCTGCAGAGGCGCGTGGATGACTG GACAGCCACACCACGCATCGGGGATGTGATCCAGAAACTGGCCCCCTTTCTGAAAATGTACAGCGAGTACGTGAAGAACTTTGAGCGGGCGGCAGAACTGCTGGCCACCTGGATGGACAAGTCACAGCCCTTCCAGGAGGTGGTCACCCGCATCCAG CGCAGTGAGGCCTCCGGCAGCCTGACCCTGCAGCACCACATGTTGGAACCTGTGCAGAGAATCCCACGGTACGAACTGCTGCTCAAGGAATATGTGCAGAAGCTGCCAGCCCAGGCCCCAGACCTCGAAGATGCCCAGA GAGCGCTGGACATGATCTTCTCAGCCGCACAGCACTCGAACGCAGCCATTGCTGAGATG GAGCGGCTGCAGGGCCTGTGGGATGTGTACCAGCGCCTGGGCCTGGAGGATGACATTGTGGACCCTTCCAACACCCTGCTCCGAGAGGGCCCTGTTCTCAAGATCTCTTTCCGCCGCAGCGACCCAATGGAGCGCTACCTGGTTTTG TTCAACAACATGCTTCTGTACTGCGTGCCCCGGGTCCTCCAAGTGGGTGCCCAGTTCCAGGTGAGGACCCGCATCGACGTGGCTGGCATGAAG GTGCGGGAGCTGACGGACGCTGAGTTCCCGCACTCCTTCCTGGTATCCGGCAAGCAGAGAACGTTGGAGCTGCAGGCCCG GTCTCGAGAGGAAATGGTTTCTTGGATACAG